One genomic segment of Mycolicibacterium neworleansense includes these proteins:
- a CDS encoding ABC transporter permease, whose amino-acid sequence MSSATVVARVESPVEIPAEAAAASQPEHRGRRLHTIAWRLLRPTVVVAAFLALWEVAPRVGLVDKVFLPPFSEVVDAWFTLLGNGQLAEHVSASLSRALTGLAVAIVVSIPLGVAIAWYRPVAEFLNPILELFRNTAALALLPVFILVLGIGETSKVALVIYAASFPILLNTISGVRTVDALLIKSARSLGLSPVRLFQKVILPAAVPTIFTGLRMAAASSILVLIAAEMVGAKAGLGYLITASQLNFQIPNMYAGIVTIALVGVIFNGIVVAIEGRLSGWRATT is encoded by the coding sequence ATGTCTAGCGCCACCGTGGTCGCCCGCGTCGAGTCTCCCGTGGAAATTCCGGCCGAGGCTGCGGCCGCGTCCCAGCCCGAACACCGCGGCCGACGGCTGCACACCATCGCGTGGCGTCTGCTGCGTCCGACGGTGGTCGTCGCCGCGTTCCTGGCGCTGTGGGAGGTGGCACCGCGGGTCGGGCTGGTGGACAAGGTCTTCCTGCCCCCGTTCTCCGAGGTCGTCGACGCCTGGTTCACGCTGCTGGGCAACGGTCAACTGGCCGAGCATGTTTCGGCCAGCCTGTCACGGGCCCTGACCGGTTTGGCCGTGGCGATCGTGGTCAGCATCCCGCTGGGCGTGGCGATCGCCTGGTACCGGCCGGTCGCGGAGTTCCTCAACCCCATCCTGGAGCTGTTCCGCAACACCGCGGCGCTCGCGTTGCTGCCGGTGTTCATCCTGGTCCTGGGGATCGGGGAGACCTCCAAGGTGGCGCTGGTGATCTATGCCGCGTCGTTCCCGATCCTGCTCAACACGATCTCGGGCGTCCGGACGGTGGACGCTCTGCTGATCAAATCGGCGCGCTCTCTGGGTCTTTCGCCGGTGCGGTTGTTCCAGAAGGTGATCTTGCCCGCGGCGGTGCCCACCATCTTCACGGGCCTGCGGATGGCGGCGGCCTCCTCCATCCTCGTGTTGATCGCCGCCGAGATGGTCGGTGCCAAAGCCGGTCTGGGTTACCTGATCACCGCATCCCAACTCAACTTCCAGATCCCCAACATGTACGCCGGCATCGTCACCATCGCCCTGGTGGGCGTCATCTTCAACGGCATCGTGGTGGCCATCGAGGGGCGCTTGTCGGGCTGGCGCGCCACCACCTAG
- a CDS encoding YajQ family cyclic di-GMP-binding protein, with amino-acid sequence MADSSFDVVSKVDRQEVDNALNQAAKELSTRFDFRGTDTTIAWKGEESIELVSSTEERVKAAVDVFKEKLVRRDISMKAFDAGDPQPSGKTYRVTGDIKQGITSEQAKKITKIIRDEGPKGVKAQIQGDEIRVSSKKRDDLQAVISLLKGSDLDVALQFVNYR; translated from the coding sequence ATGGCGGATTCCAGCTTCGACGTCGTCAGCAAGGTCGACCGTCAGGAGGTCGACAACGCGCTCAACCAGGCCGCCAAGGAACTGTCCACCCGCTTCGACTTCCGCGGCACCGACACCACGATCGCCTGGAAGGGCGAGGAGTCCATCGAGCTGGTCAGCTCCACCGAGGAGCGGGTCAAGGCCGCGGTCGACGTGTTCAAGGAGAAATTGGTCCGCCGCGACATCTCGATGAAGGCCTTCGACGCCGGAGACCCGCAGCCCAGCGGCAAGACCTATCGGGTGACCGGCGACATCAAACAGGGCATCACCAGCGAGCAGGCGAAGAAGATCACCAAGATCATCCGCGACGAGGGCCCCAAGGGTGTCAAGGCGCAGATCCAGGGCGACGAGATCCGGGTGAGCTCCAAGAAGCGTGACGACCTGCAGGCCGTCATCTCCTTGCTGAAGGGCTCCGACCTGGACGTGGCGTTGCAGTTCGTCAACTACCGCTGA
- a CDS encoding LLM class flavin-dependent oxidoreductase codes for MPRQLHLNAFLMGVGHHEAAWRHERTDVRNLTDVKHFQRLAQLAERGRLDSVFFADGLAVGPRVKHNTQAIFEPITLLTAMAVVTEHVGLIATATTGYIEPYTLARSFASLDHISGGRAGWNIVTSAGEDEAANFGVDGIPDHAGRYRRAAEFVNVAMALWDSWEDDALVLDESTGIFADPDRVHRVDHAGEHFTVRGPLNTPRSVQGRPLLVQAGSSESGKDFAARYAEAIFTAQRSVADGKAFYRDVKSRAVKFGRSADEVKILPGIVPFIGPTEEAALELEKQFTDLISPEYSLRQLSQMLGVDLTAHALDAPLPALPPIEQIQGNKSRYQLVKDLASSESLSVRQLIAKLGGGRGHRTFAGTAEQVADNLELWFTEGAADGFNIMPPYLPGGLEDFVEQVVPILQRRGLFRTDYTATTLRGHYGLAHRPSRYTVTAAETSA; via the coding sequence TTGCCACGCCAACTGCATCTCAACGCATTCTTGATGGGTGTCGGCCACCACGAAGCAGCGTGGCGGCATGAGCGCACCGATGTGCGAAACCTGACCGATGTCAAGCACTTCCAGCGTCTGGCCCAGCTTGCCGAGCGCGGCAGGCTCGATTCGGTATTCTTCGCCGACGGGCTGGCGGTGGGGCCGCGGGTGAAGCACAATACGCAGGCGATCTTCGAACCGATCACCCTGTTGACCGCGATGGCCGTGGTCACCGAACACGTCGGCCTGATCGCCACCGCCACCACCGGCTACATCGAGCCCTACACCCTGGCCCGCAGCTTCGCCTCACTGGATCACATCAGCGGTGGCCGGGCCGGGTGGAACATCGTCACCTCGGCGGGCGAGGACGAGGCAGCCAACTTCGGCGTCGACGGGATTCCCGACCACGCCGGGCGGTACCGGCGCGCCGCCGAATTCGTCAACGTGGCAATGGCCTTGTGGGACAGCTGGGAAGACGATGCCCTGGTGCTGGATGAGTCCACCGGCATCTTCGCCGACCCGGACCGCGTGCATCGCGTCGACCACGCCGGCGAGCACTTCACGGTCCGCGGCCCGCTGAACACCCCGCGCTCGGTGCAGGGCCGTCCGCTGCTCGTGCAGGCCGGGTCCTCGGAGTCCGGCAAGGATTTCGCCGCGCGCTACGCCGAGGCCATCTTCACCGCCCAGCGCTCGGTGGCCGACGGCAAGGCCTTCTACCGCGACGTGAAATCCCGGGCGGTCAAGTTCGGCCGCAGCGCCGACGAGGTGAAGATCCTGCCCGGCATCGTGCCGTTCATCGGCCCCACCGAGGAAGCGGCGCTCGAGCTGGAAAAGCAGTTCACCGACCTGATCTCACCCGAGTACTCGCTGCGTCAGCTGTCGCAGATGCTCGGGGTGGATCTGACCGCGCACGCGCTCGACGCACCGTTGCCTGCCTTGCCGCCCATCGAGCAGATCCAGGGCAACAAGAGCCGCTACCAACTCGTGAAGGATCTGGCCAGCAGCGAGTCGCTGAGCGTGCGCCAGCTCATCGCCAAACTCGGTGGCGGTCGCGGGCACCGGACCTTCGCCGGTACCGCCGAGCAGGTCGCCGACAACCTTGAGCTGTGGTTCACCGAGGGCGCGGCCGACGGCTTCAACATCATGCCGCCCTATCTGCCCGGCGGCCTGGAAGACTTCGTCGAGCAGGTGGTGCCGATCCTGCAGCGGCGCGGACTGTTCCGGACTGACTACACCGCGACGACGCTGCGCGGGCACTACGGGCTGGCTCACCGGCCCAGCCGTTACACGGTGACGGCGGCCGAAACCAGCGCGTGA